The DNA window ACTAACCTGCAAAAAATACGTGATTATGGTGTGAGATATTCAATAAAGCTAGTTGCAACAAATTTTCAAAAATACAAACGATAAGAAATCTCAGGCCAGAGATATCTTGTCGTTTTCTTTTTTGCCCATATTTTAGGTTCATTTTCTGGGCGAACATCATATGTTAATGATGAGGAAATTGTCTTTTGATAAAAGGAGGAGCTTGGTTTGAGTTATCCCCAAGAGCAAACATGGGCCCCGTTTGTTGGCCCGTTCGACCCCTGCCCACCGATACTGTGCAAGACTTACAGCACACCTCCGCAGTTATTTATGTGCTTTCAACCTCCCAATTTACCGCAGTTTAGCCCACAGGAAGCCCTAAGATTTGGCACGTTATGGCCCGCTCTGTATAGTCCCTATGAATCCAGATGGGGAAAAGGACGGTGATGAAATGACATCGAAATCGCAATGTGAACCAGAGTTCTATGAAATGTTGGAAAAGCTGCAGGCGCTTGATTTTGTCTTAGTTGAATTGAATCTTTATCTCGACACTCACCCGGATGATTTACAAGCTATTGAACAATTTAATCAGTTGACTTGTGAACGGACCGGACTTGCTAACCAATTCCAGCAGCTATATGGCCCCTTGCAGAACTTCGGCCGTGCATACTCGAAATTTCCGTGGGAATGGTCGAAGGTCCCATGGCCTTGGCAGGTGTAAAGTTGTTTTACCATTTGGAGGCAAGCCAAAGGAGGGTAACACCAAGTAATGTGGGTCTATGAGAAGAAACTACAATATCCTGTTCGCGTGGGTAAATGTGATATCGGAATGGCAAAACTATTGCTTGAGCAGTATGGCGGTGCTGACGGAGAGTTAGCTGCGGCTTTACGGTATTTGAATCAGCGGTATACCATTCCTGACAAAGTTATTGGATTACTTAACGATATTGGCACAGAAGAATTTGCCCACTTAGAGATGATCGCCACGATGGTATATAAGCTGACCAAAGACGCAACGGTGGAGGAGCTGAAGGCGGCGGGTCTGGCACCGCATTATGTCGCCCATGATCGGGCGATCTTCTATGAGAACGCCGGCGGGGTACCCTTCACAGCAGCCTATATTCAGGCTAAAGGTGACCCTATCGCCGATCTCTATGAAGATATCGCCGCGGAAGAGAAAGCCCGGGCTACATACCAGTGGCTCATCGACATGACCGATGACGTTGATTTGCAGGACAGTTTGAAATTCCTGAGGGAACGGGAAATCATCCACTCGCTGCGCTTCCGCGAAGCGGTGGAGATCTTGAAGGATGATCGGCAGCAGAAGAAGGTGTTTTGAGGTAAGCTAAACAAAGGGATTCGTGGCCTATTGGCTACGGATCCTTTTGTTTATGGTTGTATTTTGTCCAAAAATATGATGATGAATTAGTCAAATTGAATATTTTTGTATATAATATTATTCGATTCGAATAACTTTAAAAAGGATGGTGGTACTTGAATGGCAAAAAAGATATCTGTTGAGATACTCTTGTTACGTTGCGTTGGCTGTCTATTTGTTGTGATGGTTCATGCCTTAATATTCACAAGTAGAATTCATGAGCCGACTGCTGTATTGAATGGGTTGAAACTCATCTTCAATGTAGGCACCCCGATATTTATTTTTATTACTGAATTTCTCATTGCCAAAAATTATAAAGAAGACTTGCCCGATCATTTCATTTGGAAGCGAATCAAAACATTAATTCCACCCTATATTGCGATGGGGATCATTGGCTCAATCTACAAGGTACAGGAAAACAATGAACCGTATACGATGTATAATATCTTAATTGAAATCTTAAGAAATGTATTCATGGCTGATTATAATGGCTATTTTATTATCATTATCATTCAATTTATATTGATTCATTACCTGTTACATAACAAATTAAAGAACTGGTCTGCCAAGGTGGTACTCCCTGTCTCTTTTGCCATTAACCTTATCTATCTTGGTTTCTTTAACTTTGTAAAGCCGTTTGGTTTCGCAAATGTAAACACAGCAGAGTATATTTGGTATTATGCTAGTTGGTTACCCTTTATTGGGTGGGCTTTTTATTTCGCGGTAGGGTATTACTGCGGTAAGTATTACGATCAATTCGTTGCCATCCTAAATCGACATAAAGGGATCGTGTTGGCATTGCCGATAATTACCTTAATCCCGATATTAGCTTTGAAATTCCTGGACATTTCCAATGTTTCTAGTTCAAAAGGTGTTGGATACTTATTTTTTACCCCCGCCATGATTTTTCTTATTTTTTATATATCCAATAAAATAACAAAGGTTCCGGATTTTATGGTTTCTATCTCGGACCACTCGTTTGGAATTTATTTAACACATAGCGTCATTATGAGAATCTTTGTTATTCTATATCTTCCGATTGCGACTAGTATGAATCAATATATTACGTTGCCACTGATTTATATCACTTGTTTGGGTGCAGCGTGGATCACAACGAAATATTTGAACAAGCTGCCATTTGGTAAGTTCATTGTTGGACCTGTAAGGAATAATTTAAAGGCTGTCAAACGTGATCAGGCAGTCAAAACCATCCATGCTGTCCAACAAGAATAGTGAAAAGTATAAATAAGGCACGTGCAGACGATAACTTTGCAGGTGTCTTATTTATTATTTACAGCCCAATTAATAGGGGCTAATACAAGAACGTGTCAAAGTATCAATAATCGTTGTTTTGTCATATACCTTTGAAAGCGCTTTGATATTAAGATTGAAATAAATAAGCCAAGGTCGTATCGGTAACATGATCGCGGTAATACGACAAGTTAAGGAATAGAAGAAACTGTAATTCAATGGAGGGGGAGAAAGAGTAGTAAGCCAACATAAAGAGATAAGGCTTGAATTATCCATACTTGTCAGAGATGTTATCACTAAGGGGAACGGCACTTTTATTTATGGCAATCAAGATTTGTAGGAGGGATTCGTAAATGGCGAACGCAAGTGTCGCACCAGACAAGAGATCCGAACTGAATCTCGACAAGCAACGAACAAGCGGAATAAGACGCTTTTTTAAACAAATAGATTTACAACTTATGGTAATTCCCGCACTCGTATTTATCTTTATATTTTCCTATATCCCCATGTACGGAATTCTTATCGCATTCCAAGATTATAAGTTAGGTTCAAGCTTTATAAGTAGTAACTGGGTTGGGTTAAAGCACTTTACTTATTTCTTTAATTCTCCTGAGTTCCCAGTGGTTATGAAAAATACGATTGTTATCAGTTTGCTAAAGTTCATTTTTGGATTCCCAGCACCGATTCTGCTGGCGTTAATGCTGAACGAAGTTCGTAAAATGGTTTTTAAACGTGTTATTCAGACAGTTACTTACTTGCCACACTTTTTATCTTGGGTTGTTATCGGCTCGATGGTAACTTCGATGCTATCCGTAGATAATGGCAGTATTAATATGTTGCTTGAGAAATTACACATCATTAATGAACCGATTAACTTCCTATCTTTGTCGGAATATTTCTGGGGTATTCTAGTTACAACCAATGTATGGAAAGAAATTGGTTTTGCTTCGATTGTATACTTAGCCGCTATCGCTGGAGTAGATCCTCACTTATACGAGGCTGCTGCGATGGACGGTGCAAGTCGCTTCAAGCAGGTATACTTGATTACATTGCCTTCAATTATTCCGGTTGTAATCATCTTCATGATTCTGGCTATCGGTAATCTGGTGAATGCAGGATTCGAAGATATTTTGATTCTAGCTTCCAATCCAGCTCTAAGGGAAGTATCAGATTCAGTTGATGTATACGTTGTGCGTGTTGGTATAGATAACTTCAGGTACTCCTATGCGACTGCTATCGGATTATTTAAGGCCGTTGTCAGCGTAAGCTTACTTACTTTTGCCAATTTCGTTTCCAGAAAAGCTGGTAGCAGCTTATGGTAATGAATTACTCGATTAGGAGGACTGAACGATGATACGAAGTAATATAGGGGACCGCATATTTATAGTGTTTATCTATATATTCTTGACCTTACTAGCATTTTCAGCTTTCTATCCATTTTGGAATTCACTTGTTATTTCCTTTAATGAAGGGATGGATACTTCCAAAGGTGGAGTGACCTTCTGGCCCCGACAGTTTACGCTTGAGAATTATAAGGTTGTATTCGAAGATTCTCGTCTAATGAATGGTTTCGTCATTGCTATTCTAAGAACGGTGATTGGTACTGTATCTTCGATATTCGCTACTTCGATCTTTGCTTATGGGATGTCAAAGCGTGAGCTGATGGGACGCAAATATTACATGATTATGTGTATCATTACCATGTATTTCGGAGGCGGACTTATTCCGTCATACATGCTCCTTAGAAATTTAGGTCTCTTTAATTCATTTTGGGTGTTCATTATTCCTGCACTTGTAGGTGTTTGGAATATGATCATATTCCGTACCTTCTTTCAAGGTCTTCCGCAGGGCTTGGAGGAATCAGCAAAGATTGATGGTAGTGGTAACTGGGGGATTTTCTTCCGTATCATTGTCCCATTGTCCGGTCCTGTCATTGCAACGTTATCATTGTTCACAGCTGTAAATCACTGGAATGAATGGTTCGTAGCGAGTATCTACATTACGAAAGAAGAGTTAATGCCAATTCAGACGATTTTGAGACAGATCCTATTCTCCAATATTGCATCAGAACAGTTGGCTAATGTAGATGCAAGTTCCATTGCACATATTAATGCAGCCAAGAAAATAACGTCGAAGTCATTGACGATGGCTACGGTCATGGTTGCAACCATCCCGATCATATGTGTGTATCCATTCCTACAGCGGTTTTTTGTTAAAGGTGTATTAGTGGGATCACTGAAAGAGTAGTATGATAGAACGAGTTTTGGGTTTAGAGCATATTGCTTTGAACATAGATTAAAATTTGAAAGGGGAAAATTCAGTGAAGAACAAGAGAAAAATGCTTCTCAGTATGTTGTCCATCTTGATGGTGTTGACACTGATGGCGGGCTGTGGTGGCAAAAACAATTCCAGCGCACCAGCTGCAACGGATACACCGGAGAATCAAGGAGGAAATGCGGCTAACACTGCTACTGAAGCTCCTGCGCCTGTATTGTATGAACTAGGGAAGGAACCGCTTGAAGTATCTTTTTACGGTAACTACGGCTGGTATCAAATGCCGAAATGGGGTGCCGATGCTGCTTCGAAGTGGATCTTAGACAATCTGAAGATCAATGTCACTGGAATTAGCTCTGGGGGCAATAATGCTCAAAAGCTGCAAACCATGATCGTTGGTAACGAGCTGCCGGATATTGTATGGACTGAAAAGGGTGCTGACGTAGAACGTCTTCGTCAAGCGGATATGCTAGTTCCATTAGATGAGTATATTGACAAATATCCAAACTTTAAAAAGTCTTTAACAGAGCAGCATTTAAATATGCTTCGTTCTCCTGATGGAAAGATATATCAATTGCCAAACTATTATACAACTCAACCTAACGGAAATGCCGGTTATGCAATCAATAAGAAGATTTACAAAGAACTAGGGTCTCCTAAACTAGAAACTACTGATGATTTGTATGCATATTTACAAGCTGTTAAGGCGAAGTACCCTGACGTAACTCCGTTCGAGACGGGTATTGCTAAAGATGGTAACGGTATTGACCAGTTGTTCTCCTCTTTCAAAGAGAATAACCTATCGTATACTAGAATTTATGCCGTTCCTAATGGCGACAAAATGGATTCGATCTATAAAGATGAAGGATTCCGTGAATCCGTTGTATATGGTGCTAAATTAATGCGTGAGAAGTTAATGACGCAGGATGCAAATACACAAACGGAAGACCAAATTAGAGAAAAAGCGTTGAATGGTAAGTTTGCTGTTATTGCGACATTCGATCCAATGAAGCTGCTTGCTACCGCTGATGAAGAGTTGAAAAAGGCAGATCCAGAAGCTGGTTATATGTTTATTAAACCAATTTACAAAGAAGGCTTGGACCCAAGTAAGATTACTCCAGGAACGTGGAATCAATTGGGTTGGAACGTTGCAACAATAACTAAAAATGCTAAAAATCCGGAAGCTGTGTTCGCTATGCTTGATTGGATGACAGGACCAGAAGGTAATATGGTATTGAACTGGGGCCCTCCAGGACCAGATGGTTATTGGGATGGATTTGAAGCAGATGGAGTTACACCTAAATTCAATAAAGATAAATATCTAAATGATCCAGATGCCCTAGCTGAAATTAGCGGTAAAGCCGGTGACTTGACTTGGGTAGGTGACACGGTGTTCTTGGATAATACGAAGAAGAACTTCTTGTCAACTCTTCCTGCTGACCAGGTTGACTTTATTAACCGTTCGCAAATGGAAGTAACCTGGGCTTCACAAGGTGACTTCACGGAGTTCCTAGGTTGGGATCCGGCTCCAGACAGTGAAGAAGGTATTATTAGACAAAGCGTTAGAGATATTTGGTTAACCGCTAGAGCAAAATCGATGTATGCGAAGACAGATGAAGAAGCATTGGCGATTCTGGATAAAGCACATGACGATTCCATGAAAGTTGGATATCAGAAATTCCTTGATCACATTACAAAGGTTTGGACAGAAAACAAGAAGAATTTAGGGAAATAATAATTAATAATTTGTAATACGAAGGTTTGCTACTAGGCAAACCTTCGTTTTTACGTTTCAAATCTTGTGACTCTTTGTTTAAAGACTGTTAGGCAAGATAATGAATGGTATACTGGAATAGATTCGGAAGTAGAATTCATATTGATATTTTTACTGCATTTCAAAGGGGGATTACACCTGATGTACAACGTATTATTAGTAGACGATGAGATGCTTGATCTGGAAGGTATGAGACAATTTATTCCTTGGAACGAGCTTGGGATGGAAGTCGTAGAGGCGGCGAATAACGCGTTTACCGCGTGTGATATTTTGGAACAACATGAGATAGATATTATCGTTAGCGATGTGAATATGCCTAATATGTCGGGTCTTGAGTTAGCCCGGATTGCGATAGAGAAAAAATCGGATATTCGTGTGATATTTGTAAGCGGTTACCAAGATTTCAGCTATGTTAAGCAGGCATTATCATTAAAGGCGTACAGCTACGTGCTTAAGCCAATGGATGATAATGAGCTTATTGCTGCACTTCGTAAAGTAAAGCAGGATTTGGATGATGAATATAAACGACGTGACGTTGAAGAAGCTTATCAACATTTGATCCCTATGGCTAAAAATGATTTAATGATTCGCTTGTTTGAAGGGGAGTGGGAGGGAGATGGGGGCCGTCAAGCTGGAATGCAGAAGCTTGTGAAGTCATATGGCTTAGATAAGCTGGAGTGGCCAGTTCGTGTAGCGGTCCTTGAGCTAGACTATTTCAGTTGGTTTCAAGAACAGGACAATTTATCCTTACATCAAATGTCCAAGGACTTTCTATATGAAGTGAATGAAATAGGTCAGAGGCATGGCATGCCTCATTGCTACAAAGTATCGTCTTATCGAATCGCATTGTTGATTCATGAACAGGGGATGGACGCATTTATTGAAGACATATACTCTGCGGTTCGCGCAAAGTTCCTTGTCACAATGACCGTGGGGATAGGTAAGCCAACCCTTGCTTTGGAGCAACTCCACACATCCTACAGGCAAGCAATGGAAGCCGTTGACGGGAAGATGTTTATTGGTAAAGGTAATCTTATTATGTACGAAAACGTTAGCTGCGAGCCCGGAATGATTGATGCCCGTATGCTGGATACTCGCATGGAAACGCTGTTTACAGCGATGAAGGAATACGAGCTAGTTCTTATTTATGATGAGATCGAAAAGTTGTTCCAATCTGTAAGTAGATTAAGATCCAAATTTACGATTCATAATCTAGCCATGTATATTATATGGAAGCTTGATCAGCAATTGAAGGATGTTAGTGAGGATCTATTTGATATTTTAGGTATGGAATTACATAGTTTAGATATTTTACTGCAATTTGATACGATCAAAGATATTCGCTCTTGGCTCGTACTTAAGGCTTTTGAGATATCCGAGTACTTGCGAAGTAAAGCAGATTCAGTGAACAATAAATTAATTCGCGAGATCATTCAAATGATGAAGGATAAGATGAGCGAGAACTTTACGCTTAAGGATATTGCGCAGCAGTTCTCTTTTTCTCCAAACTATTTGGGGTATCTATTCAAAGAAGAAACCGGGAAAACGTTCAGCGAAGTGCTCATTCAGCTTCGAATGGAACAGGCTTGTGAACTGTTGAAGGATCAGACGAGCAAAATCTATGAAGTTGCGAGCAAGGTAGGATACCGTTACCTTCCTTATTTCAGCAGGCAGTTCAAAGAGGCGTATGGTATGACACCAATGGAGTATCGTAAGCGTGATAAGTGATGGGGGATGATGTTCCATGAAACTGCAGCAAAAAAAACATAAGTATATGCCGATTGGTTATAAATTAATGCTGACCTATATGTTTTGCATTATTATCCCTATATCCGTGATTGGTGTTGTCTCTCACTCAATGTACAATGAATCATTACGCGAACACACGAGTACGAATGTTAAAGGTACGTTATTACAACTTCGTGATAATATTGATTATAAAATGGAGGAAATTACGCGTATATCCACGCAATTATATAGTGATTATGATTTCTATCGGAATCTAAGGAGTTACGAAGAAGGTTGGGAAAATTACGATCGGATGTCCAAGAAAGTACTTCCGAAGCTTGATGTAGCGATCCAATCTACAGGTATGAAGATTGGAATGTCGTTATTTTTGAAGAATGAATCCATTCCTGAGATCTATTCGAATTTATCTGGGCTTACGGGCTACCAAGAGAATAGCAGCATCTATCAAATTTATCATATGAAACGGATTGCTAATAAATCATGGTACAAAGAGTTTCCAACCGAAAAATACGGTGAAACGATGAAATGGTGGCAGATTGAGCGCGATGTAGACAATAATCGTATCTCGTTGCTCCGTAGATTTATCGATACATACAACCCCCTTCTACCCAATGAGATTGGGTTCCTAAGAATTAATGTAGGAATTTCAGAAATATTTGATAGTGTCAATTATACGAAGATAGGAAAAGGCAGTATCATACTAGTCAAGAACGAATTTGGTGAGACGTTGTACCAATCTGGAGAATTACCGGAGAACTATGCCAATGAAGCCGAGCTAAATAAAGATTACCTGACGATTAGTGAGGCATTTGGCAACCAATCATGGAAATTGATCGCCCTTGTTCCAACTACAATCCTTGAACAAGATGCTATGAAGATACGTCTATTGATTATTTTGATGTGTCTCATCTGTTGTGTTGTTTTTAGTTTCATTGGAATATTTATATCCAGATATTTCTCGATTCGGATTAATAAATTCGTATATGTACTGAATGCCTATCGGGAAGGTGATTTACATAAACGTATGTCATATCGAGGTAAGGATGAATTCTCTCAGATTGCTACCGCGTTGAATGATATGGGAGAAAATATCGAAGCATTGATTAAAGAGGTATATTTGACACAGCTACAGAAGAAGGAAGCGGAGCTAGAAATATTGCAATCACAAATCAACCCTCATTTCCTATATAATACCCTATCATCTATCAATCGATTAGCGAAGTTTGGGCAGAATGAGAAGTTGCAGCAGATGGTGCTGGAATTAGCAAAGTTTTATCGGCTGACATTAAATGAGGGTCGCACCATGATTCCAGTTCCAACCGAAATTGAACAGGCAAACGCATATTTGGAGATTCAGAAAATTAAATATGGCGACCGCATGGAGGTTTTGTTCGATATCGATCCAGATATCTGGCCTTATGAGACGATCAAGCTGATTTTACAACCGTTTATCGAGAACGTACTGAAGCACGCATGGTGCGGAGATCACATTCATCTTCGAATTGTTGGCCGTAAGGAAATGGATGGTATTCTGTTTCGCATCATTGATGATGGTATTGGTATGAGACAGGAACGTATCGATCAAATTTTCGATCCTAAGGGTCATATGAATACAGGTTATGGCATCCGAAATGTTGATCAACGTATCAAGCTACAATATGGTTCAGAGTATGGCGTAACTATATTTAGCCGAGTGGGAATTGGCACCTCAGTTCAGATCCTGATTCCTGCCAGAAGAAGTAAGCGAGAGCAGCATGGTGAGGGCGTGTAGCTTTGGATTACTGTACGGGGGCGTTATTTTACTTTCAAGCGGATGGTCTAAGTTCATTCCGTTCATTAATGAGAACTTCTCAGAATCTATGTCTGAGAAGTTCTCCATCCGTTAAAGGTATCATATTTGGGAATAAATAGAAAATAGTTTATGTAAATATCAATATGATAGTTATATATGTAGAAAATGAATTAAGATAACAAAATATGTAGAGAATACCCTGATGTTTTTAAGCTATATTTAATATAGAAGTATTGTAAAGGAGGGACGATGTCGAAGATCAAGGGACTGCTATTACACAAAAGTTAAAGCGCTTAAACTTTTGCTGAAAAGGGGAATGAGAGTGCAGATGAACAGCAATTTGAAAAAAAGACTACGCCGAATCGTTTCTTTGTTACTTGTACTTACGATGTTGCCATTCTATGTTGTTGGAGCTGCAGCTGCACCAGAATCTCCCGGTTCGAAAGCTTCATCCAGTGCGGAGTCTATAGCGGAATGGGTGTTCAAAGATACCCCTGAGAATGAGAGTGTATATCTAGCAACAAAAGGCACCTATAAGACAGCATCAACCCTTCGTAATGTGGGTGGTGTATTCGAGGAGTTTAATGATAGTGAGAAGTACATCGGCTACCAGGGATGGGATGACGGTGATGGGAAGAAGTATTGGCTAGCTACCGTATCAACATCCGGCTATAAGAATATTACCTTGTCATCCGAACAAAGCTCTTCTGGATCAGGACCTCGTGACTTCAAGGTACAAAGTAGCCACGATGGGAAGTCATGGATTGATGTGCCAAGAACAGATCTGAAATTGGGCAGGGACAAATTCGTAAATACTAGTAAATTGGTGAATACTCGCCTTCTGCAGGGTGATGATAATCAAGAATTGCTATATATTCGTTGGATCGTAAGCTCCAATGAGAACACAGGTGGCGAAGAAGAGGGCATTGGTTCAGGTGGTTCCAGCAGAATTAGAAATATTATAGTTTCTGGTGATCCTATTCTAGGGAAAACCCACGTTATTCCTACAATAGACCTTTTGGAACAGCCTACCAATGAATCTGATAATGTGCCAGCCGAAGTACCCATTCAAATCAGATTCAATAAGGCGATTGTTCTGAAGCAGGGTCATTCTGTCTCAATTCTAGATGAGAATAACAGAACACTAGATAAAGTTTCTCCTAAAATTGTGGATCACAACATTTTGCAGATTGACCATTCCACTTTGGAATATGGGATGTCTTATAAGGTAACCATCCCGAAGGAACTCCTAAAAGGTACAGATAACGTACCATTGGTTCGAGATGTTTCCTTAAGTTTTCGCGTTCAGGATTCACCCCTTGCACCAAAATCCATCAACATGACATTTAACGGAGATCCTAAAACTAGTATTGCTTTAGCTTGGTATACAGATGTCATGACCGATACCATATTACAGGTGGTGGAGGCCACCAAGGTTACAGGGAATTCATTCCCTGAAGCGGGAAGTTTGAGCTATCACGGGAAGGCAGAGGAAATTGAAACTTATGTAAAAGCAAGTGATAGAGAAACCGATCATACAACGAAATTTATCAGTCATAAAGTTATCGCAGATCAGCTTAAACCTGGAACTGCGTATAAGTTCCGTGTAGGCAACGGTAATGCGGAAGATTGGAGTTCGATCGGTTCGTTTACGACAGATGCAGCCGTTAACCAACCTTACCATTTTATCGCAGGTTCTGATTCACAAGCATCCAGTAAATCTGAGTTTGAACCTTGGGGTGATACATTCCGAAAGGCAATCGATTATATGGATGCTCCAAAATTCTTGATCAGTGCCGGGGATTTAGTGGATAACGGTGATTTAGAGGAGCAATGGCAATGGATGCTTGGTGTTGCCCAAGATGAATTGCTCCAGGTGCCTTATGTACCTGTTCTTGGTGGTCATGAAGTTATGGATTATGACGGAGACGAAACAACGCCAAATGATAATTTCTACAATCATTTTAATTTACCTAAACAGCTTGTAGCTGATACGCATAAAGGTTCAGTATACTCTTTTGAATATGGCGATGCACTCTATCTTGTCTTCAATTCGCAGTACGCAGGAGAGCTTGCGGAGAATGGAAAAGATGTGGAATTTGCGGATCAGCAATTCTGGGATCAGGTGGCCTGGATGAAGAATGCTGTTGCTAAAAGCGATAAAAAGTGGAAGTTCGTTACATTCCATAAGAGTCCTTATGCTGCAGGTGATAACTCAGCACAATGGGAAGGTGATCGCATAGAGTTTTACAAAAAGAATCTGATCCCTGCCTTTGACGAGATGGGCATTGATATGGTGTTTGAGGCT is part of the Paenibacillus segetis genome and encodes:
- a CDS encoding response regulator, whose translation is MYNVLLVDDEMLDLEGMRQFIPWNELGMEVVEAANNAFTACDILEQHEIDIIVSDVNMPNMSGLELARIAIEKKSDIRVIFVSGYQDFSYVKQALSLKAYSYVLKPMDDNELIAALRKVKQDLDDEYKRRDVEEAYQHLIPMAKNDLMIRLFEGEWEGDGGRQAGMQKLVKSYGLDKLEWPVRVAVLELDYFSWFQEQDNLSLHQMSKDFLYEVNEIGQRHGMPHCYKVSSYRIALLIHEQGMDAFIEDIYSAVRAKFLVTMTVGIGKPTLALEQLHTSYRQAMEAVDGKMFIGKGNLIMYENVSCEPGMIDARMLDTRMETLFTAMKEYELVLIYDEIEKLFQSVSRLRSKFTIHNLAMYIIWKLDQQLKDVSEDLFDILGMELHSLDILLQFDTIKDIRSWLVLKAFEISEYLRSKADSVNNKLIREIIQMMKDKMSENFTLKDIAQQFSFSPNYLGYLFKEETGKTFSEVLIQLRMEQACELLKDQTSKIYEVASKVGYRYLPYFSRQFKEAYGMTPMEYRKRDK
- a CDS encoding sensor histidine kinase; the encoded protein is MKLQQKKHKYMPIGYKLMLTYMFCIIIPISVIGVVSHSMYNESLREHTSTNVKGTLLQLRDNIDYKMEEITRISTQLYSDYDFYRNLRSYEEGWENYDRMSKKVLPKLDVAIQSTGMKIGMSLFLKNESIPEIYSNLSGLTGYQENSSIYQIYHMKRIANKSWYKEFPTEKYGETMKWWQIERDVDNNRISLLRRFIDTYNPLLPNEIGFLRINVGISEIFDSVNYTKIGKGSIILVKNEFGETLYQSGELPENYANEAELNKDYLTISEAFGNQSWKLIALVPTTILEQDAMKIRLLIILMCLICCVVFSFIGIFISRYFSIRINKFVYVLNAYREGDLHKRMSYRGKDEFSQIATALNDMGENIEALIKEVYLTQLQKKEAELEILQSQINPHFLYNTLSSINRLAKFGQNEKLQQMVLELAKFYRLTLNEGRTMIPVPTEIEQANAYLEIQKIKYGDRMEVLFDIDPDIWPYETIKLILQPFIENVLKHAWCGDHIHLRIVGRKEMDGILFRIIDDGIGMRQERIDQIFDPKGHMNTGYGIRNVDQRIKLQYGSEYGVTIFSRVGIGTSVQILIPARRSKREQHGEGV
- a CDS encoding acyltransferase family protein, whose protein sequence is MAKKISVEILLLRCVGCLFVVMVHALIFTSRIHEPTAVLNGLKLIFNVGTPIFIFITEFLIAKNYKEDLPDHFIWKRIKTLIPPYIAMGIIGSIYKVQENNEPYTMYNILIEILRNVFMADYNGYFIIIIIQFILIHYLLHNKLKNWSAKVVLPVSFAINLIYLGFFNFVKPFGFANVNTAEYIWYYASWLPFIGWAFYFAVGYYCGKYYDQFVAILNRHKGIVLALPIITLIPILALKFLDISNVSSSKGVGYLFFTPAMIFLIFYISNKITKVPDFMVSISDHSFGIYLTHSVIMRIFVILYLPIATSMNQYITLPLIYITCLGAAWITTKYLNKLPFGKFIVGPVRNNLKAVKRDQAVKTIHAVQQE
- a CDS encoding manganese catalase family protein → MWVYEKKLQYPVRVGKCDIGMAKLLLEQYGGADGELAAALRYLNQRYTIPDKVIGLLNDIGTEEFAHLEMIATMVYKLTKDATVEELKAAGLAPHYVAHDRAIFYENAGGVPFTAAYIQAKGDPIADLYEDIAAEEKARATYQWLIDMTDDVDLQDSLKFLREREIIHSLRFREAVEILKDDRQQKKVF
- a CDS encoding extracellular solute-binding protein, whose product is MLLSMLSILMVLTLMAGCGGKNNSSAPAATDTPENQGGNAANTATEAPAPVLYELGKEPLEVSFYGNYGWYQMPKWGADAASKWILDNLKINVTGISSGGNNAQKLQTMIVGNELPDIVWTEKGADVERLRQADMLVPLDEYIDKYPNFKKSLTEQHLNMLRSPDGKIYQLPNYYTTQPNGNAGYAINKKIYKELGSPKLETTDDLYAYLQAVKAKYPDVTPFETGIAKDGNGIDQLFSSFKENNLSYTRIYAVPNGDKMDSIYKDEGFRESVVYGAKLMREKLMTQDANTQTEDQIREKALNGKFAVIATFDPMKLLATADEELKKADPEAGYMFIKPIYKEGLDPSKITPGTWNQLGWNVATITKNAKNPEAVFAMLDWMTGPEGNMVLNWGPPGPDGYWDGFEADGVTPKFNKDKYLNDPDALAEISGKAGDLTWVGDTVFLDNTKKNFLSTLPADQVDFINRSQMEVTWASQGDFTEFLGWDPAPDSEEGIIRQSVRDIWLTARAKSMYAKTDEEALAILDKAHDDSMKVGYQKFLDHITKVWTENKKNLGK
- a CDS encoding ABC transporter permease, which produces MANASVAPDKRSELNLDKQRTSGIRRFFKQIDLQLMVIPALVFIFIFSYIPMYGILIAFQDYKLGSSFISSNWVGLKHFTYFFNSPEFPVVMKNTIVISLLKFIFGFPAPILLALMLNEVRKMVFKRVIQTVTYLPHFLSWVVIGSMVTSMLSVDNGSINMLLEKLHIINEPINFLSLSEYFWGILVTTNVWKEIGFASIVYLAAIAGVDPHLYEAAAMDGASRFKQVYLITLPSIIPVVIIFMILAIGNLVNAGFEDILILASNPALREVSDSVDVYVVRVGIDNFRYSYATAIGLFKAVVSVSLLTFANFVSRKAGSSLW
- a CDS encoding carbohydrate ABC transporter permease, with the translated sequence MIRSNIGDRIFIVFIYIFLTLLAFSAFYPFWNSLVISFNEGMDTSKGGVTFWPRQFTLENYKVVFEDSRLMNGFVIAILRTVIGTVSSIFATSIFAYGMSKRELMGRKYYMIMCIITMYFGGGLIPSYMLLRNLGLFNSFWVFIIPALVGVWNMIIFRTFFQGLPQGLEESAKIDGSGNWGIFFRIIVPLSGPVIATLSLFTAVNHWNEWFVASIYITKEELMPIQTILRQILFSNIASEQLANVDASSIAHINAAKKITSKSLTMATVMVATIPIICVYPFLQRFFVKGVLVGSLKE
- a CDS encoding spore coat associated protein CotJA, encoding MSYPQEQTWAPFVGPFDPCPPILCKTYSTPPQLFMCFQPPNLPQFSPQEALRFGTLWPALYSPYESRWGKGR
- a CDS encoding spore coat protein CotJB — translated: MARYGPLCIVPMNPDGEKDGDEMTSKSQCEPEFYEMLEKLQALDFVLVELNLYLDTHPDDLQAIEQFNQLTCERTGLANQFQQLYGPLQNFGRAYSKFPWEWSKVPWPWQV